The Pseudodesulfovibrio alkaliphilus genome has a window encoding:
- a CDS encoding arginase family protein, with the protein MKRKIALMGVPLDENSSYLRGAAAGAAAAIEAVWCESANLWTETGFDLGPVLERAGNVDFAGTDSPAERMGRIAEAARDLGGSGRLPLFAGGDHSVTFPLVRGLREAVGEFDILHFDAHPDCYESFEGNAFSHASPFARIMEQGLCARLVSVGIRTATGHQREQRERYGIQWLEMRHRADWPVLSFSRPVYVSFDLDALDPAHAAGVSHHEPGGLTTREALAIIQAIDAPLVGADVVELNPSRDRDGVTAMTAAKIIRELAGMMLR; encoded by the coding sequence ATGAAGCGAAAGATAGCCCTGATGGGGGTTCCCCTGGACGAGAACTCGTCCTACCTGCGCGGCGCGGCCGCCGGGGCGGCCGCGGCCATCGAGGCGGTCTGGTGTGAGTCGGCCAACTTGTGGACCGAGACCGGCTTTGATCTCGGCCCGGTGCTGGAGCGGGCCGGGAATGTGGACTTCGCGGGGACGGATTCGCCAGCAGAGCGCATGGGGCGCATCGCGGAGGCGGCGCGGGATCTGGGCGGTTCCGGGCGGCTGCCCCTCTTCGCGGGCGGGGACCATTCCGTCACCTTTCCCCTGGTGCGCGGCCTGCGCGAGGCCGTGGGCGAGTTCGACATCCTGCACTTCGACGCCCATCCCGACTGCTACGAATCCTTTGAGGGAAACGCTTTTTCCCACGCCTCGCCCTTTGCGCGGATCATGGAGCAGGGGCTGTGCGCCCGGCTGGTGTCCGTGGGCATCCGCACGGCCACCGGGCACCAGCGGGAACAGCGCGAACGGTACGGTATTCAGTGGCTGGAGATGCGCCACCGGGCCGACTGGCCCGTCCTCTCGTTCTCGCGGCCGGTCTATGTCAGCTTTGACCTGGATGCGCTGGACCCGGCCCATGCGGCGGGCGTGTCCCATCACGAGCCGGGCGGGCTGACCACCCGCGAGGCCCTGGCCATCATCCAGGCCATTGACGCGCCCCTGGTGGGCGCGGATGTGGTGGAACTCAACCCCTCCCGCGACCGCGACGGGGTCACGGCCATGACCGCGGCCAAGATCATCCGCGAACTGGCCGGGATGATGCTGCGATGA
- a CDS encoding autotransporter outer membrane beta-barrel domain-containing protein, whose amino-acid sequence MQSLKDILTANGVDLTGWTLTEATGVSGDGTTIVGIGTSPNGTEAFIARNTGVITTATLNNSLASMGQVSSTVSSMSQTITSSMMDASHSAQLNTSEGLSSGDEMNGRTQLWVVGTVISDSSLSGDDFGGEGGVGLTRYLANGLSVGGGAFSGKRSLDTSHGGNQKTSLIGPGVFVAYAPEAYGLRLEGGGTWHYVNMDLKRGYQNAGGSAQSSGSTQAQAFGIYGRIGWAFPVASRVALQPFAQYNWQRVKIDGYTESGGPFPARFDSRTDTSNRARLGLQAQYSYSESLNLWSWAAWSHRFENKGASMGGQLTGLYAFNYDGGPVDRNWGDAGVGAKWRPYEGFETFSRLSFGIDSQHNAEPDLALTIGLGWDI is encoded by the coding sequence ATGCAGTCTCTCAAGGACATTCTGACCGCGAACGGAGTGGACTTGACCGGCTGGACGCTAACTGAAGCTACGGGCGTTTCCGGCGACGGCACAACCATAGTCGGCATCGGCACAAGTCCCAACGGAACCGAAGCCTTCATCGCCCGCAACACTGGCGTTATCACCACAGCGACCCTCAACAACTCCCTGGCCTCCATGGGGCAGGTGAGTTCCACTGTCTCCTCCATGAGCCAGACCATCACCTCCTCCATGATGGACGCCTCCCACAGCGCCCAGCTCAACACTAGCGAGGGGCTGTCAAGCGGCGACGAGATGAACGGCAGGACCCAGCTCTGGGTTGTCGGCACAGTCATCAGCGACAGCTCCTTGTCTGGCGACGATTTCGGCGGCGAAGGGGGCGTTGGCCTGACCCGCTACCTTGCCAACGGCCTGAGCGTCGGCGGCGGTGCTTTTTCCGGCAAGCGGTCCCTGGACACTTCGCATGGCGGCAACCAGAAAACGAGCCTGATCGGCCCCGGCGTCTTCGTGGCCTATGCGCCCGAGGCGTATGGTCTGCGGCTTGAGGGCGGCGGCACCTGGCATTACGTCAACATGGACCTGAAGCGGGGCTACCAGAACGCAGGCGGCTCCGCGCAGTCGAGCGGCAGCACCCAGGCCCAGGCTTTCGGCATCTATGGCCGCATTGGGTGGGCCTTTCCCGTTGCCAGCCGGGTCGCGCTCCAGCCTTTTGCCCAGTACAACTGGCAGCGGGTGAAAATCGACGGCTACACCGAATCCGGCGGCCCCTTCCCGGCCCGGTTCGATTCCAGAACAGACACCAGCAACCGCGCCCGCCTCGGCCTTCAGGCGCAATACTCCTACAGTGAATCCCTGAACCTCTGGAGCTGGGCCGCATGGTCCCATCGATTCGAGAACAAGGGAGCCTCCATGGGCGGACAGTTGACCGGCCTCTACGCCTTCAATTACGATGGTGGCCCTGTGGATCGGAACTGGGGCGATGCCGGAGTCGGCGCCAAGTGGCGGCCCTACGAAGGCTTCGAGACCTTTTCCCGGCTTTCTTTCGGCATAGACAGCCAGCACAACGCCGAGCCGGACCTCGCCCTGACCATCGGTCTGGGCTGGGACATCTAG
- the hslU gene encoding ATP-dependent protease ATPase subunit HslU, whose protein sequence is MSNLTPREIVSELDRYIIGQDAAKRMVAIAMRNRWRRQQLDPELRDEIAPKNIILMGPTGVGKTEIARRLAKLANCPFFKVEATKFTEVGYVGRDVESMIRDLMEIGVSMVRAEETQKVRIKAEKNAEERLLDLLLPRAKPASSPAGFFAGTQGGGVEQKRGAEEDATREKFRQMFRAGQLDEREVELEVKVQSGAQVEIMAIPGMEEMGANLQNAFANMFPGKRKQRKMKIRDAYQVLVDEEAEKLIDPEAVNELARERVEQQGILFLDELDKIASRHDQAGGADVSREGVQRDLLPVVEGSVVNTKYGMVKTDHILFIAAGAFHFAKPSDLIPELQGRFPLREELDSLHREEFYRILTEPRNALTVQYKALLGTEGVTVDFTREALEEIAATAEKINEETENIGARRLYTIMEKILASLSYEAPDKSGQTVVIDRAYVRDELAGIVEDRDLSRYIL, encoded by the coding sequence ATGAGCAATCTGACTCCCCGGGAGATCGTTTCGGAGCTGGACAGGTATATCATCGGTCAGGACGCGGCCAAGCGGATGGTGGCCATTGCCATGCGCAACCGCTGGCGCCGCCAGCAGCTCGACCCCGAGCTGCGCGACGAGATCGCGCCCAAGAACATCATCCTCATGGGGCCTACGGGCGTGGGCAAGACCGAGATCGCCCGGAGGCTGGCCAAGCTGGCCAACTGCCCTTTCTTCAAGGTCGAGGCCACCAAGTTCACCGAGGTGGGCTATGTGGGCCGCGACGTGGAGTCCATGATCCGCGATCTGATGGAGATCGGCGTGAGCATGGTCCGCGCCGAGGAGACCCAGAAGGTGCGGATCAAGGCCGAAAAGAACGCCGAGGAGCGGCTGCTCGATCTCCTGCTGCCCAGGGCCAAGCCCGCCAGCAGCCCGGCAGGCTTTTTCGCAGGCACCCAGGGGGGCGGGGTGGAGCAGAAGCGGGGGGCGGAAGAGGATGCCACCCGCGAGAAGTTTCGCCAAATGTTCCGGGCGGGTCAGCTGGACGAGCGCGAGGTGGAGCTTGAGGTCAAGGTCCAGTCCGGAGCCCAGGTGGAGATCATGGCCATTCCGGGCATGGAGGAGATGGGCGCGAACCTGCAGAACGCCTTTGCCAACATGTTTCCGGGCAAGCGCAAGCAGCGCAAGATGAAGATTCGCGACGCCTATCAGGTGCTGGTGGACGAGGAGGCCGAGAAGCTGATCGATCCCGAGGCGGTCAACGAACTGGCTCGGGAACGGGTGGAGCAGCAGGGCATATTGTTTCTGGACGAGCTGGACAAGATCGCCTCGCGCCACGATCAGGCGGGCGGGGCCGACGTGTCCCGCGAGGGCGTACAGCGCGACCTGCTTCCCGTGGTCGAGGGCAGCGTGGTCAACACCAAGTACGGCATGGTCAAGACCGACCACATCCTGTTCATCGCGGCCGGGGCCTTCCACTTTGCCAAGCCCTCGGACCTGATTCCCGAGCTGCAGGGGCGGTTTCCCCTGCGCGAGGAGCTTGATTCGCTCCACAGGGAGGAATTTTATCGCATTCTGACCGAGCCGCGCAACGCCCTGACCGTGCAGTACAAGGCCCTGCTCGGCACCGAGGGCGTGACCGTGGACTTCACCAGGGAGGCGCTGGAGGAGATCGCGGCCACGGCCGAGAAGATTAACGAGGAGACCGAGAACATCGGTGCCCGCAGGCTCTATACCATCATGGAAAAGATCCTGGCCAGTCTCTCTTACGAGGCCCCGGACAAGTCGGGCCAGACCGTGGTCATCGACCGCGCCTATGTCCGCGACGAACTGGCCGGCATTGTCGAGGACCGCGACCTGTCGAGATATATCCTTTAG
- a CDS encoding glutamate synthase-related protein produces the protein MNWLKSNDVLGSVNRGNAIESGLCTLCRADCQGKCETWMSSLRGREMLYPRDFGMVTAGSGNTTHLGVSYNSLRIQGLNYGAMGPVNTEQDLLFTDVNLETSFGAKEKTKCRVPFMTGALGSTFIAAKYWDSFAVGCALVGAPIVVGENVVGVDRESVLANGRITKAPELERRIDIYRRYYDGYGAIIVQMNVEDTRNGVAEYLAEKYGDKVIIELKWGQGAKNIGGEIEVSSLDYALFLKQRGYLVDPDPEKPEVEEGYRRGAIKHFARHSRLGYTNLSTYEQVHDEFMNSVKYLRELGFKRISLKTGSYGMEALAMAIKFASEAELDLLTMDGSGGGTGMSPWNMMESWGVPSILLHAKAHEYATRLAARGKRVVDMSFAGGFTKGSTIFKALAMGAPYTKLICMGRAMMIPGFLGSNIEGALFPDRRERLSGNWEKLPAAVAAYGSSPEEIFASYHDVAKKVGKNEMAHLPLGAVAIWCLVDKLSAELQQLLCGARKFSLEEISRADIASGNRETERETGIKFITDMMDDTAKNIIDM, from the coding sequence ATGAACTGGCTCAAAAGCAATGATGTGCTCGGAAGTGTCAATCGCGGCAATGCCATAGAGTCCGGCCTGTGTACCCTGTGCCGGGCCGACTGTCAGGGCAAGTGCGAGACCTGGATGTCTTCGCTTCGGGGACGCGAAATGCTCTACCCGCGTGACTTCGGCATGGTCACCGCCGGCAGCGGCAACACCACCCACCTGGGCGTTTCCTACAACTCGCTACGTATCCAGGGCCTCAACTACGGCGCCATGGGGCCGGTGAACACCGAGCAGGACCTGCTCTTCACCGATGTCAATCTCGAAACCTCCTTCGGTGCCAAGGAAAAGACCAAGTGTCGCGTGCCCTTCATGACCGGCGCACTCGGATCGACCTTCATTGCCGCCAAATACTGGGATTCCTTTGCCGTGGGCTGTGCCCTGGTGGGCGCTCCCATCGTGGTGGGAGAGAACGTGGTCGGCGTGGACCGTGAGTCCGTACTGGCCAACGGCCGCATCACCAAAGCCCCCGAGTTGGAACGCCGCATCGACATATACAGACGCTATTACGACGGCTATGGCGCCATCATCGTCCAGATGAACGTGGAGGACACCCGCAACGGCGTGGCCGAATACCTGGCCGAGAAATACGGCGACAAGGTCATCATCGAACTCAAGTGGGGACAGGGGGCCAAGAACATCGGCGGCGAGATCGAGGTTTCGAGCCTCGACTACGCCCTGTTCCTCAAGCAGCGCGGCTACCTTGTCGACCCGGACCCGGAGAAACCCGAGGTGGAGGAAGGCTACAGGCGCGGCGCGATCAAGCATTTTGCCCGACACAGCCGTCTGGGCTATACCAACCTCTCCACCTATGAACAGGTCCACGACGAGTTCATGAACTCGGTCAAGTACCTGCGCGAACTCGGCTTCAAGCGCATCTCGCTGAAGACAGGCTCCTACGGCATGGAGGCCCTGGCCATGGCCATCAAGTTCGCCTCCGAAGCCGAACTCGACCTTTTGACCATGGACGGCTCTGGCGGCGGCACCGGCATGAGCCCCTGGAACATGATGGAGAGCTGGGGCGTTCCCTCCATCCTCCTCCATGCCAAGGCCCACGAGTACGCCACCCGACTGGCCGCTCGCGGCAAGCGCGTGGTGGACATGTCCTTTGCGGGCGGCTTCACCAAGGGCAGCACCATCTTCAAGGCACTGGCCATGGGCGCTCCCTATACCAAGCTTATCTGCATGGGCCGGGCCATGATGATTCCCGGCTTCCTGGGCTCCAACATCGAGGGAGCCCTCTTCCCCGACCGCCGCGAACGCCTCAGCGGCAACTGGGAAAAGCTCCCCGCCGCAGTGGCCGCCTACGGCAGCAGCCCCGAGGAAATCTTCGCCAGCTACCACGATGTGGCAAAGAAGGTCGGCAAGAACGAGATGGCCCACCTGCCCTTGGGCGCAGTGGCCATCTGGTGCCTCGTGGACAAGCTCTCGGCCGAGCTCCAGCAGCTTCTGTGCGGCGCCCGCAAGTTCTCCCTCGAAGAGATCTCCCGCGCCGACATCGCCTCGGGCAACCGCGAAACCGAGCGCGAGACCGGCATCAAGTTCATCACCGACATGATGGACGACACCGCCAAGAACATCATCGACATGTAG
- a CDS encoding alpha/beta hydrolase: protein MKQSALHLNFIGFAFLLIVVGQLGCAGNKTFKTLQSDPAWRQVIVNAPLPAVGWVRGQADTIHIYIEGDGVAYASRHRPSLDPTPRTPTGLLLAHEDNAPAVSYLGRPCQYVTGEACSPVHWTTGRFSETVLQAQNQLVDEAKGLAGAKRVVLFGYSGGGAVAALLAARRTDVDLLVTICGNLDHAAWTRLHGLTPLDGSLNPASIAERLSDIPQVHYVGSKDTIVPPEVVQSFVDQLLPETLVIVKTVDGADHGHTGWVKVWQEHSHPTE from the coding sequence ATGAAGCAAAGCGCACTGCACCTCAATTTCATCGGGTTCGCCTTCCTGCTGATCGTCGTCGGGCAGCTCGGTTGCGCGGGTAACAAGACTTTCAAAACGCTCCAATCCGACCCAGCTTGGAGGCAGGTCATAGTCAATGCTCCGCTTCCCGCCGTGGGCTGGGTGCGCGGTCAGGCCGACACGATCCATATCTACATAGAGGGCGACGGGGTGGCCTACGCCAGCCGACACCGGCCATCCCTGGACCCCACTCCGCGAACGCCCACTGGCCTGTTGCTGGCGCACGAGGACAATGCCCCGGCAGTGTCCTACCTTGGCCGCCCCTGCCAATATGTGACGGGCGAGGCCTGCAGTCCGGTCCATTGGACCACCGGGCGGTTCTCCGAAACCGTACTTCAAGCACAAAACCAACTCGTGGATGAGGCCAAGGGGCTGGCCGGGGCAAAGCGCGTCGTCCTTTTCGGCTATTCCGGCGGCGGGGCCGTGGCTGCGTTGCTTGCGGCACGGCGGACGGACGTGGACCTGCTCGTCACCATCTGCGGCAATCTCGACCATGCGGCATGGACCCGATTGCACGGCCTCACCCCGCTGGATGGATCGCTGAACCCGGCCTCTATCGCCGAACGGCTATCGGATATTCCCCAGGTTCACTATGTGGGAAGCAAGGATACGATCGTTCCGCCTGAGGTTGTTCAATCCTTTGTAGATCAGCTCCTGCCGGAGACGCTTGTCATCGTTAAAACTGTCGATGGTGCGGACCACGGACATACGGGTTGGGTAAAAGTATGGCAGGAGCATTCCCATCCAACCGAATAA